A region of Hydrogenimonas cancrithermarum DNA encodes the following proteins:
- a CDS encoding MFS transporter, whose protein sequence is MKLQKLFENKWYTLGVLLMAQILIIFDNTGLSISTANIISELNTTLDQVQFSLAMYPMVAGSLMIAGGMLGLVIGWKRLFQIGVGLYVLAELIVATAGSIEILIFGGRVLAGLAGSMIIPAVLGMIPGLYYGKDRVQAFSLVAVAVAIGSAISPFVFAIIIDNYSFKLGFGFMMVMFGLMFTFSFFIKDIPLPDKKIVFDFVGMLLMSTSVFLFMIGLMKIGEWGIWSAHNDETAIMGLSPSPILVLLGFFIFYIFLKWESKVDKKGGDCLLPLEFIESAEVRSGLGFTAVVFMAFVTITFIVISYIQIVGEFSALKTAGMLLFFSIGMIGGSLGAPAWLSRMSAKSVNTLGFIALIVGLVSMYFGLEYAGINTLMPIGMSIFGVGLGIISAQMSLMVTESLSHQGAMQSGGVQATFRGIGEALGVAVLGTTLMLSTTLSIKNAGRSNNEISKKTADLIVEVNTIPFSADKTFKIMLDKHIEDERDKKELMLINTEARKYAAENALVIMIFLVSFFYMLLQRGVRDESILNSS, encoded by the coding sequence ATGAAACTACAAAAACTCTTTGAGAACAAATGGTACACCTTGGGTGTACTGTTGATGGCTCAGATTTTGATCATATTCGACAATACCGGACTCTCCATCTCCACTGCAAATATCATTTCGGAACTCAATACGACGCTTGACCAAGTTCAATTTTCGTTGGCGATGTATCCCATGGTAGCCGGTTCTTTGATGATCGCTGGTGGTATGCTGGGGCTGGTGATCGGATGGAAACGCCTGTTCCAGATCGGAGTAGGGCTTTATGTTCTGGCCGAACTCATCGTCGCAACTGCCGGCAGTATCGAAATTCTGATTTTCGGAGGCAGGGTTTTGGCGGGTTTGGCGGGAAGTATGATCATCCCTGCCGTTTTGGGCATGATCCCGGGCCTCTATTATGGAAAAGATAGGGTGCAAGCCTTTTCGTTGGTTGCGGTTGCGGTTGCGATAGGTTCCGCGATCAGTCCTTTTGTTTTTGCGATCATTATCGATAATTATAGTTTCAAACTGGGTTTCGGATTCATGATGGTCATGTTTGGTTTAATGTTCACTTTCAGTTTTTTTATCAAAGACATTCCACTGCCCGACAAAAAGATCGTATTCGATTTTGTAGGCATGCTTTTGATGAGTACTTCGGTTTTTCTTTTTATGATCGGCTTGATGAAGATCGGTGAATGGGGTATTTGGTCTGCGCATAACGACGAAACCGCCATCATGGGTTTGAGCCCTTCACCGATTCTGGTATTGCTTGGATTTTTCATTTTTTATATTTTTTTGAAATGGGAGTCGAAAGTCGACAAAAAAGGCGGCGATTGCCTCTTGCCTTTGGAGTTTATCGAAAGTGCAGAAGTTCGTTCGGGATTGGGGTTTACTGCAGTTGTCTTCATGGCTTTCGTGACCATTACATTCATAGTTATATCCTATATCCAGATTGTCGGAGAGTTTTCGGCTTTGAAAACGGCCGGGATGCTACTCTTTTTTTCGATAGGAATGATCGGAGGGTCTTTGGGGGCACCCGCATGGCTCTCTCGAATGTCGGCGAAAAGCGTCAATACACTTGGGTTCATAGCACTTATAGTTGGTCTTGTATCGATGTATTTCGGCTTGGAATACGCGGGAATCAATACTCTCATGCCGATAGGAATGTCGATCTTCGGGGTAGGGTTGGGAATCATTTCTGCCCAGATGTCTTTAATGGTAACCGAATCCCTTTCGCATCAAGGTGCCATGCAGTCGGGAGGCGTTCAAGCGACTTTTAGAGGGATTGGCGAAGCGCTCGGAGTGGCTGTGCTCGGCACGACACTCATGCTCTCCACCACACTTTCAATCAAAAATGCCGGCCGCTCCAACAACGAAATTTCCAAAAAGACAGCGGATTTGATCGTAGAAGTCAATACCATCCCGTTCAGTGCGGATAAAACATTTAAAATAATGTTAGATAAACACATCGAAGACGAGCGGGACAAAAAAGAGTTGATGCTGATAAATACCGAAGCGAGAAAATATGCCGCCGAGAATGCGCTTGTCATCATGATCTTTCTGGTCTCGTTCTTCTATATGTTGCTTCAAAGAGGTGTTCGTGACGAATCGATTTTGAATAGTTCATAG
- a CDS encoding transporter — MFLSTQLIWAMDVGTIAAAYTSEVKDEIEEEALEEDKSAEELAKQLANPIAALISLPFQLNYDRGYYHSTGDDSNKWTLNIQPVVPISLNEDWNLISRTIVPIVRMDNTPPGNGIESGVGDIVQSLFLSPALPTENGWVWGIGPVFLIPTDSDNISARKWGVGPTAVALKQDGPLTYGVLANHLWSIAGEDIEDDNGNVLNDISQTFVQPFFSYTTSEAITVTTMMETTYNWNATNGNEWSVPIFLMVSKVDKIGGQLVNYAGGVKYYAQSPDGGAEGWGARIVFTFLFPK, encoded by the coding sequence ATGTTTCTGTCAACACAGCTCATCTGGGCAATGGATGTGGGAACGATCGCCGCGGCATATACTTCTGAAGTGAAAGATGAAATCGAAGAAGAGGCCCTGGAGGAGGATAAAAGTGCCGAAGAACTTGCCAAACAATTGGCAAATCCCATCGCAGCTTTGATATCCTTGCCATTTCAGCTCAATTATGACAGAGGATACTATCATTCAACTGGCGACGATAGCAATAAATGGACATTGAACATCCAGCCGGTCGTACCTATATCGCTCAACGAAGATTGGAATTTGATTTCCAGAACGATCGTTCCGATCGTTCGAATGGATAATACACCTCCAGGAAACGGCATTGAGAGTGGAGTAGGCGATATCGTTCAAAGCCTTTTTCTCTCCCCGGCTCTCCCGACCGAGAATGGATGGGTATGGGGAATCGGCCCGGTATTTCTGATTCCTACGGACAGCGACAATATTTCCGCCAGAAAGTGGGGAGTGGGTCCCACAGCCGTAGCGCTCAAACAAGATGGCCCTTTGACCTACGGAGTGCTGGCGAACCATCTGTGGTCAATCGCCGGAGAGGATATCGAAGACGACAATGGGAATGTCTTGAACGATATAAGCCAGACATTCGTACAGCCGTTTTTCTCCTATACGACATCGGAAGCGATCACCGTGACGACAATGATGGAGACCACCTATAACTGGAATGCCACGAATGGGAATGAATGGAGTGTGCCGATTTTCCTGATGGTCTCGAAAGTCGATAAAATAGGCGGACAGCTCGTCAATTATGCGGGAGGTGTCAAGTATTATGCCCAAAGCCCGGATGGAGGGGCCGAAGGATGGGGAGCACGGATCGTCTTTACATTTTTGTTTCCCAAATAA
- a CDS encoding TRAP transporter substrate-binding protein — translation MKRRDFLKSAAVVGAAATFSGCTREQVEGKKSFSVNRQRRVKLKIATSWPANFPIMGTGVDRFAEKVKAMSGGSLEIKVYPKNILVPALAVFDATSSGQIDGFHSGPYYWKGKNPAFALFSGLPLGMVASELSCWMNYGGGYDLWRELYAKFNLYPFMGGNTGVQMGGWFRKPIESLADLKGLKMRIPGLGGEVMAKLGVNPILLPAGEIYTSLERGTIDATEWVGPALDIRMGFYKVAPNYYTGWHEPGSILELTFNKARFESLSDEHKAILRYASEAMTNEMYHEFMDENAKALKKLKELGVQIRDFPSDIIAAAKKAVMEVVEEQSARSEDFKHVYASMESYYRRIKPWTDTSEAKYFSIR, via the coding sequence ATGAAACGAAGAGATTTTCTGAAATCGGCGGCGGTTGTGGGTGCGGCCGCCACTTTTTCGGGGTGTACTAGAGAACAGGTCGAAGGGAAAAAGAGTTTCAGCGTCAATCGGCAGCGCAGAGTGAAACTCAAAATCGCCACCAGCTGGCCGGCGAACTTCCCGATTATGGGGACGGGTGTCGACCGCTTCGCCGAGAAGGTCAAGGCGATGAGTGGCGGGAGTCTGGAGATCAAGGTCTATCCAAAAAACATTCTCGTTCCTGCACTCGCCGTTTTCGACGCGACAAGCAGCGGACAGATCGACGGTTTCCATTCGGGGCCATACTACTGGAAAGGGAAAAACCCGGCATTCGCACTCTTCAGCGGCCTGCCGCTCGGTATGGTGGCCAGTGAACTGAGTTGCTGGATGAACTACGGCGGCGGTTACGACCTATGGCGCGAACTCTACGCCAAATTCAACCTCTACCCCTTCATGGGCGGCAATACCGGTGTACAGATGGGCGGCTGGTTCAGAAAACCGATCGAATCGCTCGCCGACCTGAAGGGATTGAAGATGCGCATTCCCGGGCTTGGGGGCGAAGTGATGGCGAAGCTCGGCGTCAACCCCATCCTGCTCCCTGCCGGCGAAATCTACACCTCGCTCGAACGCGGCACGATCGACGCGACCGAGTGGGTCGGGCCGGCACTCGACATCCGCATGGGTTTCTACAAAGTCGCCCCCAACTACTACACGGGATGGCACGAACCGGGCTCCATCCTCGAACTCACGTTCAACAAGGCACGTTTCGAAAGCCTCAGCGACGAACACAAAGCGATCCTTCGCTACGCTTCCGAAGCGATGACAAACGAAATGTACCACGAATTTATGGACGAAAATGCCAAAGCCCTCAAAAAACTGAAGGAGCTCGGCGTACAGATACGCGATTTTCCCTCCGATATTATCGCAGCGGCGAAAAAAGCGGTGATGGAAGTGGTCGAAGAACAGAGTGCCCGAAGCGAAGATTTCAAACACGTCTACGCTTCGATGGAGAGTTACTACCGCCGCATCAAACCGTGGACCGACACCAGTGAAGCGAAGTATTTTTCCATCCGTTGA
- a CDS encoding Rossmann-fold NAD(P)-binding domain-containing protein — MKRKKVLITGVGGVGVFAAHLIAKLPEVELYLGRRGYDFIKHKANGIMDSAYYMNPDNPYPTVVPVKMDLMDLEKTTEQLEEIQPDVILHLATLLAAQKIREGLPVDVAKKIYDANPVGTGLRPWAPGHTVLLLNLMKAVKASGIETKVVNGSGCDFLHLSFSKFGLEPTCGLGDFALLEPGIKRILARTKGLDQTKLQLHMVGHHSLVMPIMFFGDSQGIPYKIRTIYDGEDISDSIDYEKDVFPYMPEESSWPPNASSHDQEQTAAHAARIVKAILYDTNEILNVPAPEGQPGCYPTRVGAFGAKIVVSEGETLEELVEINVDGNIAEGFKEIRDDGTMVATDRTVELVEEIFGIDWKYKSFHPEEAFEAYKEIQEAYDNFAKQYK; from the coding sequence ATGAAAAGAAAAAAAGTACTTATTACTGGTGTAGGTGGCGTAGGCGTTTTTGCTGCACATTTGATCGCGAAGTTGCCGGAGGTGGAACTCTATCTTGGACGGCGCGGGTATGACTTCATCAAGCACAAAGCGAATGGGATCATGGATTCCGCATACTACATGAATCCGGATAATCCGTATCCGACCGTTGTTCCTGTGAAAATGGACCTGATGGATCTCGAGAAAACCACCGAACAGCTTGAGGAGATACAGCCGGATGTCATCTTGCATTTGGCGACACTGCTGGCTGCTCAAAAAATACGTGAAGGTTTGCCGGTTGACGTTGCAAAAAAGATTTACGATGCCAATCCGGTCGGGACCGGACTGAGGCCATGGGCACCTGGACATACGGTCTTGCTGCTCAATTTGATGAAAGCGGTCAAAGCGAGTGGAATAGAGACGAAAGTCGTCAATGGGTCGGGATGTGATTTTTTGCATCTTTCATTCAGCAAATTTGGACTCGAACCCACATGCGGGTTGGGTGATTTCGCTCTGTTGGAACCGGGGATCAAGCGTATTCTGGCGCGAACCAAAGGCCTCGACCAGACAAAACTTCAACTACATATGGTAGGGCACCATTCATTGGTGATGCCCATCATGTTTTTTGGTGACTCCCAGGGGATCCCATACAAGATCAGGACTATTTATGATGGAGAAGATATCAGTGACAGTATCGACTATGAAAAAGATGTCTTCCCCTATATGCCGGAAGAGTCTTCCTGGCCTCCCAATGCTTCGTCACACGATCAGGAGCAGACGGCGGCCCATGCAGCGAGAATCGTCAAAGCGATTCTGTATGATACGAACGAGATCTTGAACGTACCAGCGCCTGAGGGGCAGCCGGGATGTTATCCCACGAGAGTCGGAGCCTTCGGAGCCAAAATAGTGGTTTCGGAAGGAGAAACCCTCGAGGAATTGGTCGAGATCAATGTCGATGGAAATATCGCTGAAGGTTTCAAGGAGATTCGAGATGACGGAACGATGGTTGCAACAGACAGAACGGTAGAGCTCGTCGAGGAGATATTCGGTATCGATTGGAAATATAAAAGTTTTCATCCTGAAGAAGCTTTCGAGGCTTACAAAGAGATTCAGGAAGCCTATGATAATTTCGCTAAACAATACAAATGA